Part of the Capsicum annuum cultivar UCD-10X-F1 chromosome 12, UCD10Xv1.1, whole genome shotgun sequence genome is shown below.
atcatgaattaagaATTCTCACAACAACAAGGTCTACTCGACACGAATTCTGCATTAATGAAACTTTTCACAGGAAAAATTTCCAACTAATGCTAATATTATCAATTAATTAGAATGGTTGATTATTAGACCATGGTATTTAATTTGCCAAATACATCATTATTGTATACTCTTTTATATATACAGCGCAAcccaatttttagtttttacctTTTATTTGAAATAGAAATACCTAACTAACCTAAATAATAAGAACTCCCTCCTTGATAGTGGTATATGTTGTATATGTAAATCctaaatgtgaaaatatatgGAATTCTTCTATGAATggtatataaaaaagaaaaatgtaaagaaaagaataGGCTAGGCATAAATCAATATTctgaaatttaactaaaaaataaataagaaaaataagaagaggaGCCCATTAGATACAAATAGTGAAttgtaatagaaatataaaataaagttcaagTTTGAATTCCATATAATAGATAATATGGATGGGATTGTCTATAATGATAGACAAATGAAAGACTTTCTCAAGATTCTGACTCATCCACTTgagatttttaaattaaaataggtTGGGTGAGCTTGAAAATTAACTCAATCTCATTGAATACGAAAACAATTGAATTGGTTCAATTACTTGGTGCCAGCGAAATCTATTACTAATTCCCATTTTATTGAATTAATCGATCAACGTGCTAACGGACATTTACTTTAATtcgataatttttgaaaaaacattttaacatatttttttttttattattatgagaaTCAATCCTACTACTTCTGGTTCTGGGGTTTCCACGCTTGAAAAAAAAACCTGGGGCGTGTCATCCAAATCATCGGTTTGGTACTAGATGTAGCCTTTTTCCCGATTAAGATGCCGAGTATTTATAACGCTCTCATAGTTCAAGGTCGAGATAGTGTTGGTCAACCAATTAATGTGGCTTGTGATGTACAACAATTATTAGGAAATAATCGAGTTAGAGTTATAGCTATGAGTGCTACAGGCGGTTTAACGAGAGGAATGGAAGTGATTGACACAGGAGCTTCTATAAGTGTTTTGGTCGGGGGAGCGACTCTGGGATGAATTTTTAACCTGCTTGGAGAGCCTGTTGATAATTTAGGTCTTGTAGATACTAGTACAACATCTCCTGTTCATAGATCTGCGCCCGCCTTTATACAGTTGGAcacaaaattatctatttttaaaacagGAATTAAAGTAGTAGATCTTTTAGCCCCTTATCGCCGTGGAGGAAAAATCATACTATTCGGGAGAGCTGGAGTGGGTAAAACAATACTCATTATGGAATTGATTAACAATATTGCTAAAGCTCACAGGGGCGTAACGGTATTTGGCAGAGTGGATGAACATACTTGGGAAGGAAATGATCTTTACATGGAAATGAAAGAATCTGGAGTgattaatgaagaaaatattatagAATCAAAAGTGGCCCTAGTTTACGGTCAGATGAATGAACCACCAGGAGCTCATATGAGAGTTGGTTTGACTGCCCTAACTATGGCGGAATATTTTTAAGATGTTAATGAGCAAGACTTACTTCTATTTATTGACAATATCTTCTGTTTTGTCCAAGTAGGCTCCGAAGTATCGACCTTATTGGATAGAATATCTTCCACTGTGGGTTATCAACCGACCTTAAGTACTGAAATGGATTCTTTACAAGAAAGAATTAATTCTACCAAAGAAGGGTCCATAACCTCTATTCAAGCAGTTTATGTACCCGCAGATGATTTGACCGACCTTGCTTCTGCTACGACATTTGCACATTTATATGCTACTACCGTACTATCAAGAGGATTGGCTGCCAAAGGTATTTATCTAGCAGTAGATCCTTTAGATTCAACGTCAACCATGCTTCAACCTCGGATCGTTGGTGAGGAACATTATGAAACCACCCAATGAGTTAAGAAAACTTTACAACATTACAAAGAACTTTAGGACATTATAGCTATCCTTGGATTGGATGAGTTATCTAAAGAGGATCATTTACTCGTAGCAAGAGCACGAAAAATTGAGCGTTTCTTATCACAACCCTTTTTCGTAGCAGAAGTAATTACCGGTTCTCCATTAAAATATTTTGGTCTAGCAGAAATAATTTGAGAATTTCAATTGATCCTTTCCAGAGAATTAGATGGTATTCCTGAACATGCCTTTTATTTGGTAGGTAATATCGATGAAGTTACCGCGAAGGCTATGAACTTAGAAATGGAGAGCAATTTGAAGAAATGACCTTAAATCTTAGTGTACTGACTCCTAATCGAAATGTGTGGGATTCAGAAGTGGAAGAAATTGTGTTATATACTAATAGTGGTCAAATTGGCATATTACAAAATCATGCCCCTATTGCCACAACTGTAGATATAGGGATTTTGCGAATAAGCCTTAACAACCAATGGTTAACGATGGCTCTGATGGGTGGTTTTGCTAGAATAGGCAATAATGAGATCACTATTTTAGTAAATGATATTGAGAAAGGTAGTGAAATTGATCCACAAGAAGAacaacaaaatcttgaaatagAGAGAGTTAATATGAGGAGGGCTGAAGGAAGGAGACAAAAAATTGAAGCAAATTCCGCTCTCCGACGAGCTAGAAAACGGGTGGAGACTATCAATCCAATTTTATAACTAGTTAGTATGACTAGTTAGTACATTCGAATAATAAAAAGAagctctctttctaatcctatttaGATTCTGTCAGGTGAATACAATCAAATACAATCAAACAGAAGACAATTCGGatgcaaaaattcaaatttaaaaataaaatagaaaagatacaaaatcaaaaaataaatatcactaAAGGTGGGTCATAAACCTTATTAGATACCATTGACTTTGGAATCTAATAAGTTTTACCTACTATTGGATTTGAACCAATGACTCTCGCCGTATGAAATCAGTACTCTAACCACTGATTTTAGTAGGTCATTTATCATTCCAACGAGAACAAAATGAAAACCATCCTGTCGATGgattataaatatcatattacTTATAAGAAATACTAATCTAATAAGAAATACTAATCTAAGGAATACCACTCAAAGAGATCAAACATTATTGATGTTAGATCATGGAATATTTATCTTGACAAGAATTTATCTACATGATAAAATATGTATCACAAGCACTAAGGGCTATATCTCAGTTGGTAGAGCAACTCGTTTACACGCGCGCCAATGGTTTTCAAGGGAGTTCATCATACAATCAAAAAAATTGATCTTGTTGAGAAATTGATGTCTTACTCCATAAATTTGAGGGAACCATAGCCTGACAAAGGGTTCGGTCCAATTTGGACGTCCATTTAGGAGGTGCCAAATAGACCCCATCATTGATTTGAGATCTTGATAAGGTGAATACCCACTCTATTCAATGCTAGGCATAATGAGTATAAGGACCTCAAAAAAATCTCTTTTCGTCATATGAATTTTAAGGTGTATGAagtttcatatttgattttttaagaagaaaTGATAGATACTTCATTTAACTTAGGTTTATTTAGGCCAGAGACAGACCTACATCAAGATAATTCCACCTTTGAAACACTTTGGTAATGCTCCCAAATAATGAATCAGAGCACATGGAGCCATTTCCTTA
Proteins encoded:
- the LOC107849097 gene encoding ATP synthase subunit beta, chloroplastic-like, with the protein product MPSIYNALIVQGRDSVGQPINVACDVQQLLGNNRVRVIAMSATGGLTRGMEVIDTGASIRIKVVDLLAPYRRGGKIILFGRAGVGKTILIMELINNIAKAHRGVTVFGRVDEHTWEGNDLYMEMKESGVINEENIIESKVALVYGQMNEPPGAHMRVGSEVSTLLDRISSTVGYQPTLSTEMDSLQERINSTKEGSITSIQAVYVPADDLTDLASATTFAHLYATTVLSRGLAAKGIYLAVDPLDSTSTMLQPRIVGEEHYETTQ
- the LOC124889405 gene encoding ATP synthase epsilon chain, chloroplastic-like, which gives rise to MTLNLSVLTPNRNVWDSEVEEIVLYTNSGQIGILQNHAPIATTVDIGILRISLNNQWLTMALMGGFARIGNNEITILVNDIEKGSEIDPQEEQQNLEIERVNMRRAEGRRQKIEANSALRRARKRVETINPIL